The sequence GATTGTGATATATATTCCGAAGCTCCATCACTGAGTTGTGCACTGCACGCGActgtaaaaagaaaactaactaAGAAACAACTGAATACACAATACGCAGAGCACAAAACAGCACCTTCATGTTTCCAAGCGAATCCTCAACCCTCTTCATTAAAAGTTTCTTCTGATATGCAGAAGCCTCGCACTCTATCTTTTCATTGTCAACCtaccaaaataaatttagatGATAAGAGTTAAATTAAAAGATCCTACCCGATCACTAAAATAATGATGAGACTGGAAGTGAGAGAACAAATCTCTTAAGTATCAAAACATAGTAAATTCGTAACttgtaaaataaaagataaaaagctCTCTATTCAACATATACTTTTACAAAACTAGTTTGAGGACATTTTTCTAGTCAATACAGTGGCTGGAGAAGGAACCTCTGGTAGTTGAGTTTTCAACGAATACGAGCGACATGAGAAAACGGCTCATGAGCTGCTTTTGGAACAGTTTTTTTGGCGGTGGTGTGAGGTAGTCCAAAAACATTCCAAAAGCACAGATTCTCGTCTCCTGCAGCTGAAACTACAGTACAACCATCTGGACTCTGGGTCATAGATAGAACTCTTGACGTATGACCAGAGAGCTCAGCCATTTTCACCATCGACGGGTACTTCCACAGTGTGAGCTGAGACCCATGTGAGCAAAGCAGCTCTCTTTGATTGTTGCTCCACAAGAGAGAAGAGACTTGGGAAGCAGTGTCAAGCGAATTCAAGCAAGCCCCTGTGCGAGTGTTCCAGAACTTGATCTTCCtatcttctgcaccaccgccagATGCAAGCAAATCGCTTTGGAAAGGACACCAAGCGAGAGCCTTAACTGCAGATGTATGCCCCCTGAGCCTGTGCAGCCACTGCGTACTAGTAGAACGATCCCATATATGTACTAGACGGTCGTTTCCGCCGCTAGCTAGTTGCTGACCAGATGCTGACCACTTGAGCCCACAGACCTCTTGAGTGTGACCCTTGTAAGTAGACACAGGGTATGACATGAACCGCACATCGTTGTTGAAGATACGTCCGTCCATTCCTCCGGTTGTCAATATATGAGTGTTCCAGGCCAAGGACCCAACTCGTGTGTGGTGGAAGCCTTGCAATGTTCTCAGTAGAGTCTTGGTTACACAGTCCCAAATGTGAACTTGACCATTGTTGAGCCCAACTCCAAGGTTGATACCATCATGCGCCCAGTTTAGACTTGTGACAGGTCCTTGGTCTTCACCATACGTGACAAGCGTAGTCACGGAGCCAGTGGAAGCATCCCAGAGACAAACAGAGTTGGCCAAGGCAACGGCTAGGACATTAGCACTGCTCCAGTCGAGAACGTTGAGATAGAAGTCATCCACAAGGCCAGGAGCATCCAAAGTTCTCTCGGGACGCTGAGGAATGCGTCGAGGAGGCTCATGCTGATGCTGATGCTGATGGTGAAGAGAAGTAGAAGAAGGTGGTTTGTTGGTGAATGCGAGGATTCGAGTTCGGTTAAGACCCATAGTCTCAGCCAATTGCTTTCTATAAGCTTTTCTGGATGAACtgacctcttcttcttcttctctttcttccatAAGAGCCAAGTGAGCATAGTCGAAATCCATGGCTGCTCTGTTCGGTATGAATCTGTCAAACTGtaagaacaaaacaaacaaacaagtcAGTACAACAAACTCGATTCAGAAAAAGAAggatcaaaaccctaatttgaagAAACTTACTTTTTCCTTCTTGGAGTTGCTCACGGGAAGGAACCTGCGTTGGAGAACTATTCGACAAGTGTtcattgctctctctctctctctctctctctctcacgttttgtTCGTTGCTTTTTcgggaagaaaaaaagaaagaaacaagtaATAGCTTTAATCACCTCGTTGCACCACCTCTATTTATAACCCGCCTCATTAACCGACACTCAACAAATATAAGGAAATAACTCAATTTTACtattttgttgataaaaaaaaaaggaaataactaAACGTTTGTTCTTTGCGCAGGATTTCGGGAGAATAATCTATTTTGCCCcaatcaaaacaaattattctcAGTTTCCctcttttaaattttcttcCACAATTtaccattttctttttctattttttttttctctttcggTAGGTGAGTCCCAAACGTTTTTTTTATACTTATTAATCTTCGAATTTTTCTTGGGTTTATCTTTAGGATGAATATGTTGGTTCACAAACCATTAATAAGTTGTCAATTCGTAtctagtttttaattaaaaaaaaaagaaaaccatgTAGCATTCTCAACTTCTTGAGGATTAGACTTGACATTAACGGTGGTTGAAAGTGCAACCACTATGCATATCGACTTTATGATCGTCTTTGAGATGCTCAACAAGGGGTTGGAAAATGTCGCGACACCCTAAGCTTTGGTACCGGCATGAAACCTCCAACGATTCCGCAACCTTCTCGAGAGCCAAGCATCTTATGTTGCCGAGCTCGTAACAGCATGTAGGGCACGTGTTCTGCACTTGTTGTTTGCAGCTGGAACATAACGTGTGGCCATTGGGACACTATGGGAAAATTAACAAACCTAGATGTCAACGTTAACTACACAAAAGAGTAGAACAGTCGCACACACACCTGATTAATTGGAGGATACATGAGATTTGTGCAAACCGGACATTCGAGAAGCTCATGAACACCATTGCCCTTTTCGAGTTTTGTCTGTTTCATGTTCATATGTTTTGTGTAATCAGGAGAATTCTCTTAGATATgggatcatatatatatatcattgcaTGTAACTCTACTTCTCTGTctataaagtttaaaaactgAAGCTTTCTATTGCCTAAAGATCTAACAGTGATTTATTCTTGTCAAAAATACTCAAGATTGCTGATGTATCTGTATTCATGTCTGCAGATGGGATCGGGATCAATCCCCAACAGGCGCAGGTGACATTTTTGAGTTCTTGAATTGGCTTTTACTCGTGctctttcttttttacttttatttgtttgtgtagCTCATTCTAAGCTCACTTATTGTCAATCTCTTAAGTGGAAAGCtaatgtgtgtttgtttgtttgatgtCAGGAAACGTGTTCCTGAAGCATGGATCTGAACTAAGACTCATCCACCGTGATAGAGTTGGAGCTGCGTTTTGTTATTGATCCAATGAATCTTGTAAACCGAATGAGAGAAACAGTAccagaaacatattaaaaactttTGACATATTGAAATGGTTATTGTACAACTTCCTTTTTTAGACAAGCAAGGGAACTGGATCTGGTTTAAAGTTATATCTTTGGGTCTAATTCATGGTTATGTCTTACATTTATATCGTCCATGTTGTGCACTACACAAAGCTCGCGCATCTCTTTGAATGTTTACTTACTCATTTGGCTAGCGATTTATTTTTGTCTAGTCCGTGCGGTGCGTTTACGCTGTTATATCCGGTAGTACACTCTAGCCAACATTATTGGATCCTTGTCGGGCTGATTAATTATAGTCGATAATGCTAAAGGCTCAAGGTAGGCTCCAACAAAGCCACGTCGATTCTTTCCTTTCTAGGGAATAAGAAGCTCAATATTTTCGTTTATCAGTGTAGGCCCCAACGGGCCTAAACTATAATCAACTGACCGGCGATAAGAATTCGAGTAGAAATCACTTTGTATCTAGTCTGAAGAGAAATTCATCTTTGTTACTATAAATAGAAACGTCACACTTTGACCTAAATGCAAATtatcttccatttttaaaaacgtttcgTGCGTCCCACGTAAACCtcgcatttttaaaaaatgtccCCTATCGAAAATCATCTTTCAGTATTATGAGTTATATTGTATGATGATCCAATAAAGATAAAaaccaatttttgatataagaaCAGAACCAAAAGGAAAACTATCTTTATTTTTCCAACAAATCAGGAAAATTACAAGACTGAAGGAGTTTGTAATATTTCAAAACATAATGTTTTCAACCTGATCACGGGGAGATTTTGATCTCATAGCTCTCAAGACTTTGCTATGTACATCATCCGTTTCAGTTCCAATTAAAACCATCATTAGAGAGCCTATACGAAACATCATTTGGAATCATCTACTCTTCTCTCCAAATCCGTCCGGTGACTCTTAACTTGAGCTCGTCTTTGTCACTGCCTGAAAAGAACAAAGCCATGTTTCTAGGGATGATGAGACCGTTCTGACTATCACGGACCTTCCTGTGACCGTCTCTGATGCTTCTGGGAATCCCTTGCCACGTCAGCTTACGGCTGTGAGCTCCAACTTCCAAGCCGTAACTAAACTTCTTAGCCTCGTTCTCGTCTCCCATGAACCGCAGAAACGCCATGTACACCGGCGCTGTCCCCAGCTGAAACGCCTCAAAGTGTAAACAGAACTGTCTTCCAAAACAGTTGAACACCTAAACCAAAAGCATCAGACAAGAGATAAAGATTCTTTCTCTCATGTCTAGAATAATCATATATGTAGATACAACggtatatgattactttattcaTAGTAAAGTGAGAGCAACAACTGCGCTCAATTGCCTCAGGAGTCTCATCCTCTCCATAGTCTTCTTATTGTTTACAACAGTGCTCCACCTGCACTGTCTTTTACTCAGTTTGTCTGCAATATCTGTAATGTGGGTATGGATGGTAGGTTTTGGTCTTATAACTGTTATGCTTGTAACTATCATGTTCATGCTTCATGTGCTGTGAATAAGCCCAAACCAGTGGCTGCTTCTTCTGGTGTTGAGAAGTGTGGGACAACAAGTGATGAAGGAAGGGCAGTGAGCGCTGAATCTGTTCCTGGTCAGGGTTTGGAGACAGAGCAGACGCAGCAACCTGCTGCAACAACAGAGCAAGTGCTTTGAGGCAACAGCTTAAACTTCAAAGGTTTCAGCTTGAGCTGGATATGAGTTCTGCTCTCGCCTCTCGCAAACATGATTGGCTCCTTCAATCTCAGTTCTTTCGTTTGAAGTATCTTTGCGGTACTCTGCTATGTTGTACTTTTCAGTTTGTTTGATGTGATGCATTTACAATTTGCACACAAAAGCTTGAAAATGGTCTTTGTTCTTGTATTCTGAATATGCAGTAGTATATCTTGTTGGTTTGAATAGTTTCAGGTGAATTGGAACCAAAGACGTTAGAAAAGTAGCAAAGACACTTCCCTTTTCCTCACGTATGGCACTGTTGGATAattagtgttgttttttttgtaggcTTTACTTGATCACGGTCTGTGAAACAATTCCAATCACGTTGAGAAAATCTTGGAAGCTAAAAACAAGCATGGTGGAACAGGATGAGTAGGCTAAGAGCAAAATGTTGCTGGGAAACAACAACAATTAAAACTAATTTGGTCAAATTCGGTTTTGGAATGTGAATTAGGAAGCGATTCAAAGCAGAAGAGATTAGAGGAAGTGAAACTGATGGGTTGTCAAATAATTTTCTAATCAATAGCGCTACTACACAGGCCATGCCAAAGgtacaaaagaaaacaactagTATCAAAAAAATCTTCCAATTTCACAAATAGTGAAAAAAGAAAGTAAGCAAATGTAATATTAACTCTCAAGCCTAAAACACAAACAATGAATCATTTCAGAGTTTACAGTAGTAAGCTCACTTAGTCACCACATTGGTAATAACGTGGAGTATGTACTCTGTTACGACTAGGGGATCAAGCAAACGATTGTAAAGAAACGAAgttgtatttatttatagaacAAGCAAATACAACGATAGAGTTTTTCACAGGAGTTCTCTCTCTCCTATAACAATGATCGATCCTCTCTCTCGATAACAAACTCTCTTATTCTCTACTACTTTTATAATAAGCAAAAGCAATTAAACACGTCACCAACATCCCATGTGCGTAGCCCCAAACCCGTTAGTGATGATTCCTCCTTATCCTCTTTATTCCTCAGTCCTTCTAGAAGCTTCTTCCTCCTTAAGCCGTCTTCTGTTTTGGACCTCTCCTCTGATACTGGTACAGAATCGGTGGCCTTATAGACTCGTACGTAACATTGCCGCCCCCATTGAAACCGACCTTGTCCTCAAGGTCGAGCGTAGGAAACTGCTTAGCCATAACACTCTTCCATTCCCAAGTACAGTCTGCCTCTGGCAACCCTGCCCACTTAATCAATACCTCTTCATGCCCAGTGCTGTTATTGGTCCGATGAGCCAACACTGCTTCTGCCTTAACTTCCAACACCCCTTCAGCTGTTAATTGTGGTGGAATGGTAACTGGCGCAAGAGACTCCCCCACGGCCTTCTTCAACTGTGAGACATGAAACGTGGGGTGAATGAGAGCTTCCGGCGGTAAGTGAAGACGATAAGCAACCTGCCTCACTCGTGTGCAACTTCATAAGGACCGTAGAACCGAGCTGACAGTTTTTCGTTAGCTCTCCTAGCCAACGATCTCTGCCTGTACGGACGAAGCTTTAAGAACACCTTCTCTCCCACCGCGAACTCCACCTCACGCCGGTGACTATCTGCCTTTGCTTTCATTGTCTGTTGAGCTTTGAGCAACTGTTGCTTGAGTAACACCAAGTTTTCATCTCGCTCCAGCAACCAGGACTCCAAATCAGCATTGTTAGTGGAGCCATTCTCAAAAAGCAAGAGGGATGGTGGCTCGCGACCATACAGAGCCTGAAAAGGTGTCATCTGAATAGACGCATGAAAGGAGGTATTATAGCTAAATTCCACCCACTGCAGAAACTGTGCCCACGTGCGAGGTTTCTCTCCAGCAAAGCAGCGTAGGTACGTCTCTAACCCGCGATTAGTCACTTTCGTCTGTCCGTCTGACTGAGGGTGGTATGCGGTCGAGAAACAGAGACTGGTTCCGGCTAAGCGAAAGAGCTCCTTCCAGAATTGGCCCGTAAAGATCCGATCTCGGTCAGAGACAATTGTCTTCGGGAACCCATGTAAGCGGACTACCTCTTGGACAAATGTCATCGCCACATCAACTGCGGTAAAAGGATGCTTGAGGCCGATGAAATGGGCATATTTGGTGAGGCGATCCACCACAACCAGAATCGTGTTAACCCCTTCCGATTTGGGCAATCCTTCAATAAAGTCGAGAGATATGTTCTCCCACACGTTGTTAGGGATTGGCAGTGGTTGCAAGAGCCCTCCGGGTGCAAGTGTTGAGTACTTGTGACGTTGGCAAGTCTGACAGGCTGCGACAAACCTTCTGATATCCGTCATCATACCTGGCCAAAAGAACAACGCCCCAATTATTGTTTGCGTCTTAAGTACCCCCCATGACCCTCGTATTTGCTGTCGTGGTACTCACGTAAGATCACTCCAACGAGGCTGGATGTCTTGGGGACCACTAACTTCCCCTGTCGAAGTAACCGTCCTTGCACAATGGAGTAGTCAGGGTGTGTGGAGGGGTCACGGCGTAATTCCTGCAGCAGCTGAGACAGCTCTTCATCACGCTCCACCTCTGAGCCTATCTCCTCGAGCTGAATGGAAACCGGGACCGAGACTGCAAATAACTCCACAGCAGGACTTTTCCTTGATAGCGCATCAGCCGCTTTGTTCTCAAGGCCTGGCTTGTAGTGGATGTCGAAATCAAACCCAAGAATCTTCGTCAACCAACGCTGGTACTCCATGTTTATTTCCCTCGGCTCCAACAAAAACTTGAGGCTCTTCTGGTCAGTTCTGACGATGAACTTCCGTCCCAACAAGTAATGTCGCCACTTCTGAATAGCGAAGACTATGGCCATGAGCTCTCTCTCTCATAAACTGATTTGTGTTGCTGTCGTTCTGTTAGGGCCTGGCTAAAGTATGCGATCGGTCGTTGATTCTGCATCAACACCGCCCCTAGCCCTACTCCCGACGCATCAGACTCCACGACAAACACTTCGTTGAAGTCAGGTAACGCAAGCACTGGTACGGTGGACATAGCCTTCTTCAACTGCTGGAACGCTGCAGCTGGCTCCTGTGTCCACTTGAACTGATCTTTTTTAAGTAATGTTGTGAGAAGTCTGGCCACATCTCCATAGCCTTGCACAAATTTCCGATAGTAACCCGTCAAACCCAAAAAGCCCTGCAACTCCTTCACCGTCTTCGGTTCATTCCACTCGACCATTGCTCGGATCTTCTCGCTATCCGCAGCTACCCCGTCTGCACTGATCACGTGCCCCAAGTACTCTACACGAGCCTTTCCGAATTCGCACTTCTTCCGGTTAGCATATAGCTGATGCTTCCTCAACACCTCCATTACCAGCCTTAAGTGCTCCTCATGCTCTTCCGGTGTGCGACTGTATACCAGTATATCATCGAAGAACACTAGCACAAACTTCCTCAAGTAGCTCCTAAACACCTCATTCATTAAGGATTGAAAAGTGGCAGGAGCGTTTGACAATCCGAACGGCATGACTAAGAACTCGTAGTGGCCGTCATGAGTGCGAAATGCTGTCTTTTGAATGTCTTCGGCCTTCACTCGAATTTGATGATACCCTGACTTTAGATCGAGCTTGGAAAAAACTACCGCTCCCTGTAGTTCGTCCAGCAACTGATCTATCATAGGTATGGGGTAACAATCCGCAACAGTGACCTTGTTTAAGGCCCTGTAATCTGCACAAAACCTCCAgcttccatctttttttttcaccaATAAAACTGGACTGGAAAACGGACTGTTGCTGTCACAAATGATCCCTGCAGCAAGCATATTTGCTACTTGCTTTTCAATCTCTTCGCGCTGCGCCTGAGGGTATCGAAACGGTCGGACACTGACTGGACTCGCATCCTTCTGCAACAAGATTGCGTGTTCCTTGCCTCTGGATGGCGGCAGTTCTGTTGGCTCTGCAAACACCCCTTCATACTCCTCCAAAATAGAACGCAAGCCAACAGGTACAGCTTCCAACTCCACTGACTTTCCTTCTTCCACTGCAACTCCGTTATATTCGATCAACATAGCTTCTCCTTCCTGTTGTATAGTCTTCAAGATAGACTTGAGCGAAACGGCGGAGCAGCAGAGACTAGGGTCACCTTGCAACACGTATCTCTCCGTCCCTATCTTGAAACGAAGGATCTGTAGCTTCCAGTTCACCTTCATGTTACCCAATGTTTCCAACCACTGGATGCCTAAGATCACATCAACACTTCCAAGCTCCAAGGGTAGGAAGCTTGAGGTAATTGTACAACCCGGCAACACCAAATCCAAATCTCTACACATGCCTGCCCCTTTGAATGTGATGCCTCCAGCAGTCA is a genomic window of Brassica napus cultivar Da-Ae chromosome A2, Da-Ae, whole genome shotgun sequence containing:
- the LOC106397741 gene encoding cell division cycle 20.2, cofactor of APC complex-like yields the protein MNTCRIVLQRRFLPVSNSKKEKFDRFIPNRAAMDFDYAHLALMEEREEEEEVSSSRKAYRKQLAETMGLNRTRILAFTNKPPSSTSLHHQHQHQHEPPRRIPQRPERTLDAPGLVDDFYLNVLDWSSANVLAVALANSVCLWDASTGSVTTLVTYGEDQGPVTSLNWAHDGINLGVGLNNGQVHIWDCVTKTLLRTLQGFHHTRVGSLAWNTHILTTGGMDGRIFNNDVRFMSYPVSTYKGHTQEVCGLKWSASGQQLASGGNDRLVHIWDRSTSTQWLHRLRGHTSAVKALAWCPFQSDLLASGGGAEDRKIKFWNTRTGACLNSLDTASQVSSLLWSNNQRELLCSHGSQLTLWKYPSMVKMAELSGHTSRVLSMTQSPDGCTVVSAAGDENLCFWNVFGLPHTTAKKTVPKAAHEPFSHVARIR